Below is a window of Zygosaccharomyces rouxii strain CBS732 chromosome C complete sequence DNA.
GTCAAACTAAAGGAATCTGCCAGATACGCTTGtactttttcaaaagaatttttcaatagtAAGGAGTTCCTACTTTTAAAACTTTACATATCGTATTATTCTGCTATTTTATTAGTAAAATTAGATGTTGTATGATGGTAATCAAATCAGACAACCACTTGCTCTTGTAGACAAACTGCTGATACTCtaaaatcttccaaatactAGTAATTCATCCTCAGTTGCCTTTAATTGAACAACTTGCATACACATCCATAATTCAAATTAGAATGCCAAGAACGTTCAGCCACATCATCACATGATAGTGAGTCCATTCTCGATTTTAGTCCCTGTTTTCGTTTTCGCCTAGACATGTTAAATAACTTAGAAAGAAACGGATTGACGATCGTACAAACAAAAGGCATTCGGACCTTGTACCAGCGGTCGTTATCAAGTATTATCAAGAGCAATGGCTCTTAAAATTACCAGAAAGTTTGTAACAATTCTGTTAGCAGCTTTGGTCTTCCTTACCACTGTGAGATATTACGCGACTTGGCCGCAGCATATTAAAGAATCCAATATTTCTAAGAAGCAAATACATAATAGAGAGAGGTCTCAGGATGGTAATCATGAAGGTAGAAATCAGGAATTATTCTGTGCGGTAACGAATCCTACATCCGGTTCATACATTGACTTATCTCAATTATCATCAACACCTAATAGGTCGGGCGACAACGACAAGCAAAGTCCAGGggattcaaagaaaacaagaTGGTCTGTAAGAGGTTGGGGATATGGTGTCAATTTTACACTAGGAATTTGTTCAAGCCCTGTTACTGAGAAAGAACGACCCTCATTGGCTAACACAACTGGTGGATTTTATCAGAATTctcaaaatgaaataattTCCATTGGTGATTTTAGCACTAGCCCCACGCTTTTGGGCAATAAGAAATTAACAATGAAATACGAAAATGGATCAATGTGTGCCAACGGCAGAGATCGTAAGTCTACCCTACTAAATTTTGTTTGCGATAAAGAAATAGCATCAGAGGCTCAAATCTCCTACATTGGATCCTTGCACGATTGTTCGTATTTTTTCGAAGTGAGAAGTGTGTATGCATGTCCAACTTCTAATACAACTAACGAAGTCAATGTCTTGGGAATTTTTATCGGTATATTTGCAGTTTTCTTCATTGTTGAATTTGCTGGTAGAAGATGGCTTTATGAAAAGGTCAAAAATCACTTTGAAGCGAAAAGTAATCAATTACCTACAAGTTTTAGTCCTGTACGACCTCGTTGGGATATAATAGAAAATGAATCGAATTGGAAGTACGGATTCAAAAAGATCGGCCATCTAACCAGTGCTACAATAAGGAAAATTACCTCACTAATATTCAAACTAACAAACGGATCTGGAAGTACAACGAGAGGAGGACCAATAAGACTAAACTCATCATCGATACCGTCTAACAGGAGTCAAGATTCCTTCATAAGAGATATGGAACAGcaaaataatattattgACAGTTTAGAAGTTGTAAGCCGCCAAAGCAGTACGACCAGTCTTGACAGAAGAGAATAAGAGTgaaagaggaaagaaaaaaaaaaacaaaacaaaaaggAAAATACATTTATCATACCCTGCTTGCTCTACAGCATGAGTTGAAAAACAACCCTTTTTATTCTATTCTATTTTACTTTACTTTATATCATGGCCTATAACCGCGGCTGTTAAGTACGTATACCAAGTAATTCAAAACGACGGGTgttcatcatttttcatCGAAGGATCTTGTTGACAGTGAAGACGAAAGATCACTTCACACATCACGTGCTTATCACGCTACCTTGCTTACCCTTCCTTCAAATATTCTGTGACTATTCTATCAACACCCGTTCACCCAACACCCATTTACCAGATACATACAGCTGTACACCATCGGATCTTTGGTGCCGCGCTCgcttgaaaaattttctgattcgaaagaaagagaaacaaCGCACGTAAtgagagaaaaagaaacggTACCCACGCAATGCCGAGATGCCATGCTAATTGCACTGACATCAGAACACCGCACTGTAAACACAGcccttttctttttttctcttctcGGTagtttgaagaaaaattttttatgcaggaagaaaaaaaaggtaCTGGGGCTTTATAAAAGAGAAGTTTCATCACTGAAACCATATAAGAGAGAAGGATCTTCGTCTATTTCACTTAAGTTCCTCTtatttcattcttttttattttcaaaagaaccACAGCAACTACATCTTTACAGAGCAATTCAAAATGGGTAAGGAAAAGACTCACATTAACCTTGTTGTTATCGGTCACGTCGACTCTGGTAAGTCCACTACTACTGGTCACTTGATTTACAAGTGTGGTGGTATTGACAAGAGAACCATCGAAAAGTTTGAAAAGGAAGCCGCTGAATTGGGTAAGggttctttcaaatacGCTTGGGTTTTGGACAAGTTAAAGtctgaaagagaaagaggTATCACCATTGATATCGCTTTGTGGAAATTCGAAACTCCAAAATACCACGTTACCGTTATCGATGCTCCAGGTCACAGagatttcatcaagaacATGATCACTGGTACTTCTCAAGCTGACTGTGCTATCTTGATTATCGGTGGTGGTGTCGGTGAATTCGAAGCCGGTATCTCCAAGGACGGTCAAACCAGAGAACACGCTTTGTTGGCCTACACTTTGGGTGTTAAGCAATTGATTGTTGCTGTCAACAAGATGGATTCCGTTAAATGGGATGAATCTCGTTtccaagaaattatcaagGAAACCGCTAACTTCGTTAAGAAGGTTGGTTTCAACCCAAAGACTGTTCCATTCGTTCCAGTCTCTGGTTGGAACGGTGACAACATGATTGAACCAACCACCAACGCTTCTTGGTACAAGGGCTGGGAAAAGGAAACCAAGGCTGGTGTCATCAAGGGTAAGACCTTGTTGGAAGCCATTGACGCTATTGACCCACCTTCCAGACCAACTGACAAGCCATTGAGATTGCCATTGCAAGATGTTTACAAGATCGGTGGTATCGGAACTGTGCCAGTCGGTAGAGTTGAAACCGGTGTTATCAAGCCAGGTATGGTTGTTACCTTCGCCCCAGCTGGTGTCACCACTGAAGTCAAGTCCGTCGAAATGCACCACGAATCTTTGACTGAAGGTGTCCCAGGTGACAACGTTGGTTTCAACGTTAAGAACGTTTCCGTTAAGGAAATCAGAAGAGGTAACGTTTGCGGTGACTCCAAGAACGACCCACCAAAGGCTACCGAATCTTTCAACGCTACCGTTATCATCTTGAACCACCCAGGTCAAATCTCTGCTGGTTACTCTCCAGTTTTGGACTGTCACACCGCTCACATTGCTTGTAGATTCGATgaaatcattgaaaagaacgACAGAAGATCTGGTAAGAAGCTAGAAGACCACCCTAAGTTCATCAAGTCTGGTGACGCTGCTTTGGTCAAGTTCTTGCCATCCAAGCCAATGTGTGTCGAAGCTTTCACTGACTACCCACCATTGGGTAGATTCGCCGTCAGAGATATGAGACAAACCGTCGCTGTCGGTGTTATCAAGTCCGTTGTTAAGAACGACAAGGCTGGTAAGGTTACCAAGGCTGCTCAAAAGGCTACCAAGAAATAAGGGTGATAAAACATCTATATCATATATGTATTAGTTAATATTTAGTTTTTGTCCTTATCAAGCggtttcaatttttattttaaactaacttcatcatttttacAAGCTTTGTCTGTTTTACTCTTAACAAAGCAGGTACTTGTTATGTGTAGTTGCCTGTACTTGAGGAATTTACCAAGAAGGCCACAGTCGAGGGATCATTACATTAGAAATCTGTTGAAATGTATTAACCATTCAAATCCATTCGCTTTAAATCATGAACTCCCATTGCCACAGCATGAAACCATCGGCAATGATGAGTTGAAGCTGTTGGATGAACCAAATGGTGTGGTGGACATCTCAATATCAAAAACGTTAACAAGCCAGTGTTTTATAACTTTTATCAATGAAAGTAGTGCTCAATCTTTCCAGGAAAAGGGTTTGACGGTTCATGGACGTAATATTGATATTCAAGTTGCCAAAAGAGATTCGTTACTAGGATTATCCATAAAGAATCCATCACTTCTACAAAGAGTTTTAAAATCAAGACGTCAAAGGTTAGATAAAGAGAAATGGGTGAATAAAAGGCGCTCAAGAAGACTGAGAAGTAAACTAAGAAGGAAAGGTTTAAGTGAGGATGAGATCTCTAAGCAGTTAGCGACTCAGCTATCGAAACCTAAGCGTGAAGTTAAAAGGCAAACCGATGACGATAACACATCACGCCCTACCAATGCAAAAGTTGTCACCACAGAGAACCCACCAAATAAGGTTCTGTTGGTGCAAGGCTTACCACAAGATTGTCAATTATCCGAACTTGAACCAATTTTCAAGAACGATGGATTCGTTGAAGTTAGATTAGTTGCCATTCGTAAAGT
It encodes the following:
- the MRL1 gene encoding Mrl1p (similar to uniprot|Q06815 Saccharomyces cerevisiae YPR079W MRL1 Membrane protein): MALKITRKFVTILLAALVFLTTVRYYATWPQHIKESNISKKQIHNRERSQDGNHEGRNQELFCAVTNPTSGSYIDLSQLSSTPNRSGDNDKQSPGDSKKTRWSVRGWGYGVNFTLGICSSPVTEKERPSLANTTGGFYQNSQNEIISIGDFSTSPTLLGNKKLTMKYENGSMCANGRDRKSTLLNFVCDKEIASEAQISYIGSLHDCSYFFEVRSVYACPTSNTTNEVNVLGIFIGIFAVFFIVEFAGRRWLYEKVKNHFEAKSNQLPTSFSPVRPRWDIIENESNWKYGFKKIGHLTSATIRKITSLIFKLTNGSGSTTRGGPIRLNSSSIPSNRSQDSFIRDMEQQNNIIDSLEVVSRQSSTTSLDRRE
- the TEF2 gene encoding translation elongation factor EF-1 alpha (highly similar to uniprot|P02994 Saccharomyces cerevisiae YPR080W TEF1 functions in the binding reaction of aminoacyl-tRNA (AA-tRNA) to ribosomes translational elongation factor EF-1 alpha) — translated: MGKEKTHINLVVIGHVDSGKSTTTGHLIYKCGGIDKRTIEKFEKEAAELGKGSFKYAWVLDKLKSERERGITIDIALWKFETPKYHVTVIDAPGHRDFIKNMITGTSQADCAILIIGGGVGEFEAGISKDGQTREHALLAYTLGVKQLIVAVNKMDSVKWDESRFQEIIKETANFVKKVGFNPKTVPFVPVSGWNGDNMIEPTTNASWYKGWEKETKAGVIKGKTLLEAIDAIDPPSRPTDKPLRLPLQDVYKIGGIGTVPVGRVETGVIKPGMVVTFAPAGVTTEVKSVEMHHESLTEGVPGDNVGFNVKNVSVKEIRRGNVCGDSKNDPPKATESFNATVIILNHPGQISAGYSPVLDCHTAHIACRFDEIIEKNDRRSGKKLEDHPKFIKSGDAALVKFLPSKPMCVEAFTDYPPLGRFAVRDMRQTVAVGVIKSVVKNDKAGKVTKAAQKATKK
- the MUD1 gene encoding Mud1p (similar to uniprot|P32605 Saccharomyces cerevisiae YBR119W MUD1 U1 snRNP A protein homolog of human U1-A involved in nuclear mRNA splicing); the protein is MCSCLYLRNLPRRPQSRDHYIRNLLKCINHSNPFALNHELPLPQHETIGNDELKLLDEPNGVVDISISKTLTSQCFITFINESSAQSFQEKGLTVHGRNIDIQVAKRDSLLGLSIKNPSLLQRVLKSRRQRLDKEKWVNKRRSRRLRSKLRRKGLSEDEISKQLATQLSKPKREVKRQTDDDNTSRPTNAKVVTTENPPNKVLLVQGLPQDCQLSELEPIFKNDGFVEVRLVAIRKVAFVEYDSISHATAQLNSMGELYEFKGHRISIGFAK